Proteins co-encoded in one Cricetulus griseus strain 17A/GY chromosome 1 unlocalized genomic scaffold, alternate assembly CriGri-PICRH-1.0 chr1_1, whole genome shotgun sequence genomic window:
- the Gmpr2 gene encoding GMP reductase 2 isoform X1 has protein sequence MPHIDNDVKLDFKDVLLRPKRSTLKSRSEVDLTRSFSFRNSKQIYNGIPIIAANMDTVGTFEMAKVLCKFSLFTAVHKHYSIHQWQEFASQNPDCLEHLAVSSGTGSTDFEQLAQILDAIPQVKYICLDVANGYSEHFVEFVKDVRKRFPQHTIMAGNVVTGEMVEELILSGADIIKVGIGPGSVCTTRKKTGVGYPQLSAVMECADAAHGLKGHIISDGGCSCPGDVAKAFGAGADFVMLGGMLAGHSESGGELIERDGKKYKLFYGMSSEMAMKKYSGGVAEYRASEGKTVEVPFKGDVEHTIRDILGGIRSTCTYVGAAKLKELSRRTTFIRVTQQVNPIFSDSR, from the exons ATGCCTCATATTGACAATGACGTGAAACTAGACTTCAAGGATGTCCTGTTGAGGCCCAAACGCAGCACCCTTAAGTCTCGAAGTGAG GTAGATCTCACAAGGTCCTTCTCATTCCGGAACTCAAAACAGATATACAATGGCATTCCCATTATCGCTGCCAATATGGATACCGTGGGGACTTTTGAAATGGCTAAGGTTCTCTGTAAG TTCTCCCTTTTCACTGCCGTCCATAAGCACTACAGCATCCATCAGTGGCAAGAGTTTGCTAGCCAGAATCCTGACTGTCTTGAG CATCTAGCTGTCAGCTCTGGCACAGGCTCTACTGACTTTGAACAGCTCGCACAGATCCTGGATGCCATTCCCCAAGTAAAATATATATGCTTGGATGTGGCTAATGGCTACTCTGAACATTTTGTTGAATTTGTAAAGGATGTACGGAAGCGCTTCCCCCAACACACCATCATG GCAGGAAATGTGGTAACAGGAGAGATGGTAGAAGAGCTAATCCTCTCTGGGGCTGACATCATCAAAGTGGGAATTGGTCCTG GCTCTGTTTGTACAACTCGGAAGAAAACTGGAGTGGGGTATCCACAGCTCAGTGCAGTGATGGAGTGTGCAGATGCTGCTCATGGCCTCAAAGGCCATATCATTTCA GATGGAGGCTGCAGCTGTCCTGGGGATGTGGCAAAGGCTTTTG GGGCTGGAGCTGACTTTGTGATGCTGGGTGGCATGCTGGCTGGACACAGTGAATCAGGTGGCGAACTCATTGAGAGGGATGGCAAGAAGTACAAGCTCTTCTATGGAATGAGTTCTGAAATGGCCATGAAGAAATATTCAGGAGGCGTGGCTGAGTACAG gGCCTCAGAGGGAAAGACAGTAGAAGTTCCCTTTAAAGGGGATGTGGAACATACTATTCGTGATATCCTCGGAGGCATCCGGTCTACATGCACATATGTAGGGGCTGCTAAGCTGAAGGAATTAAGTCGGAGAACTACCTTTATTCGAGTCACCCAGCAAGTGAATCCAATCTTCAGCGATTCCCGATAA
- the Gmpr2 gene encoding GMP reductase 2 isoform X2: MPHIDNDVKLDFKDVLLRPKRSTLKSRSEVDLTRSFSFRNSKQIYNGIPIIAANMDTVGTFEMAKVLCKHLAVSSGTGSTDFEQLAQILDAIPQVKYICLDVANGYSEHFVEFVKDVRKRFPQHTIMAGNVVTGEMVEELILSGADIIKVGIGPGSVCTTRKKTGVGYPQLSAVMECADAAHGLKGHIISDGGCSCPGDVAKAFGAGADFVMLGGMLAGHSESGGELIERDGKKYKLFYGMSSEMAMKKYSGGVAEYRASEGKTVEVPFKGDVEHTIRDILGGIRSTCTYVGAAKLKELSRRTTFIRVTQQVNPIFSDSR, translated from the exons ATGCCTCATATTGACAATGACGTGAAACTAGACTTCAAGGATGTCCTGTTGAGGCCCAAACGCAGCACCCTTAAGTCTCGAAGTGAG GTAGATCTCACAAGGTCCTTCTCATTCCGGAACTCAAAACAGATATACAATGGCATTCCCATTATCGCTGCCAATATGGATACCGTGGGGACTTTTGAAATGGCTAAGGTTCTCTGTAAG CATCTAGCTGTCAGCTCTGGCACAGGCTCTACTGACTTTGAACAGCTCGCACAGATCCTGGATGCCATTCCCCAAGTAAAATATATATGCTTGGATGTGGCTAATGGCTACTCTGAACATTTTGTTGAATTTGTAAAGGATGTACGGAAGCGCTTCCCCCAACACACCATCATG GCAGGAAATGTGGTAACAGGAGAGATGGTAGAAGAGCTAATCCTCTCTGGGGCTGACATCATCAAAGTGGGAATTGGTCCTG GCTCTGTTTGTACAACTCGGAAGAAAACTGGAGTGGGGTATCCACAGCTCAGTGCAGTGATGGAGTGTGCAGATGCTGCTCATGGCCTCAAAGGCCATATCATTTCA GATGGAGGCTGCAGCTGTCCTGGGGATGTGGCAAAGGCTTTTG GGGCTGGAGCTGACTTTGTGATGCTGGGTGGCATGCTGGCTGGACACAGTGAATCAGGTGGCGAACTCATTGAGAGGGATGGCAAGAAGTACAAGCTCTTCTATGGAATGAGTTCTGAAATGGCCATGAAGAAATATTCAGGAGGCGTGGCTGAGTACAG gGCCTCAGAGGGAAAGACAGTAGAAGTTCCCTTTAAAGGGGATGTGGAACATACTATTCGTGATATCCTCGGAGGCATCCGGTCTACATGCACATATGTAGGGGCTGCTAAGCTGAAGGAATTAAGTCGGAGAACTACCTTTATTCGAGTCACCCAGCAAGTGAATCCAATCTTCAGCGATTCCCGATAA